In Apodemus sylvaticus chromosome 8, mApoSyl1.1, whole genome shotgun sequence, one genomic interval encodes:
- the Plac9 gene encoding placenta-specific protein 9, producing the protein MQQLLCALAGLALLGAGAGEWSQAPRDSPGRRAAESPSSPGEDAAWSPGCDRHMAVQSRLDIMEETVEKTVEHLEAEVTGLLGLLEKLASNLPPGPFSPKPDLLGDDGF; encoded by the exons ATGCAGCAGCTGCTCTGCGCGCTGGCCGGGCTCGCCCTGCTCGGCGCCGGGGCGGGCGAATGGAGCCAGGCTCCCAGGGACAGCCCCGGACGGCGAG CTGCTGAGTCCCCCAGTTCCCCTGGAGAAGATGCAGCTTGGAGCCCAGGCTGCGACAGACACATGGCTGTCCAAAGCCGCTTGGACATTATGGAAGAG ACGGTGGAGAAGACGGTGgagcacctggaggcagaagtgACAGGTCTGCTGGGCCTGCTGGAGAAACTGGCTTCAAACCTACCCCCAGGGCCCTTCAGCCCCAAACCTGACTTGCTTGGAGATG ATGGTTTCTGA